A region from the Phycisphaeraceae bacterium genome encodes:
- a CDS encoding phytanoyl-CoA dioxygenase family protein, whose protein sequence is MKVPMGKVELEVGSKYFDLNLRESNDILGDPTALRQRMKEDGYLFIRGLQDRASVLRGQQRILEFVAEQDAIAPGTALNDAIVNPNGKYPRTMGQPVITHDPAVRSVLESKEIFEFFNRYFGKQPLTFDYKWLRCVRNPDHTGAHIDIVYMGRGSTENLYTCWTPFQDLSLDMGTLALCVGSHDGGGFTKLRDTYGRMDVDRDRVGGFFSDDPKELVDKFGGKWRTTEQFRAGDVLIFGMWTMHGSLNNQTNRWRISCDTRFQPADEPVDDRWIGENPKAHYAWLVDPDKVVPMAKARSKWGV, encoded by the coding sequence ATGAAGGTTCCTATGGGCAAGGTCGAGCTTGAAGTCGGGAGCAAATATTTCGACCTCAATCTCCGCGAAAGCAACGATATTCTAGGTGATCCCACCGCTCTGCGTCAGCGGATGAAGGAGGATGGTTATCTGTTTATCCGGGGCCTTCAAGACCGCGCCAGCGTCCTTCGCGGGCAGCAAAGAATCCTTGAGTTTGTCGCGGAACAAGATGCAATCGCACCAGGCACAGCACTCAATGACGCCATCGTCAATCCAAACGGCAAGTATCCCCGCACAATGGGACAGCCTGTCATAACGCATGACCCGGCGGTCAGATCGGTTCTTGAAAGTAAAGAGATATTCGAGTTTTTTAACCGCTACTTCGGCAAGCAACCACTTACGTTTGATTACAAATGGCTGCGCTGCGTCCGAAATCCTGACCATACCGGTGCGCATATCGACATCGTTTATATGGGCCGAGGCAGCACGGAAAATCTGTACACCTGTTGGACGCCGTTCCAGGATCTTTCCCTCGACATGGGCACGCTGGCACTGTGTGTCGGCTCACATGATGGAGGAGGGTTCACCAAGCTGCGTGATACATACGGCCGCATGGACGTGGACCGCGACCGAGTCGGCGGATTCTTCAGCGACGATCCAAAAGAATTGGTGGACAAGTTTGGGGGAAAGTGGCGTACAACTGAACAGTTCCGTGCGGGCGACGTGCTTATTTTCGGCATGTGGACGATGCACGGCTCGTTGAACAATCAGACGAACCGATGGCGAATAAGCTGCGATACCAGGTTTCAACCTGCTGATGAACCCGTTGATGATCGCTGGATCGGAGAAAACCCCAAGGCCCATTACGCTTGGCTTGTCGATCCCGATAAGGTAGTGCCAATGGCAAAGGCACGAAGTAAATGGGGTGTGTAA
- a CDS encoding Sua5/YciO/YrdC/YwlC family protein, which yields MPVSTLIPAASETVAVTARRAGEIFEQGGLVVFPTETVYGVGASSLSLKGYGALCELKSQEEGRPFTVHLPDPAAAERYIDTSSPMLRRLIKKVFPGPVTLMVDVSDDVIRIKLRDLGLPPDAATRLYHQNTVSLRCPDHPLAQAVLGVSGIPVIAGSANRQGEDPPYDAAEAAARLDGEVDLIIDGGRSRYAKPSTVVRVRYPLPGTPGGLKITVEREGVYDTRFIQKLMRWTMLVVCSGNTCRSPMAEGLAKMLLAQQRGINVEDLEPAGLRVISAGTLAHSGAPAAEEAVEALKKFGVDLSRHRSRQLTPELIHEADVIYCMTGAHLQAVLAMSPAADGKSVLLDPGGDIEDPMGSDLTTYQRCAERLRRRLAQRLKEQQQ from the coding sequence GTGCCCGTATCTACTCTCATCCCTGCTGCCTCTGAAACTGTCGCTGTTACAGCTCGCCGAGCTGGTGAAATATTCGAACAGGGCGGTCTCGTGGTATTCCCGACGGAAACGGTATATGGAGTGGGAGCGTCTTCACTGAGCCTCAAAGGATATGGGGCATTATGTGAACTCAAATCGCAGGAGGAAGGCAGGCCGTTTACCGTGCACCTGCCTGATCCCGCTGCTGCGGAACGCTATATCGACACATCGAGCCCGATGCTGCGACGATTAATCAAGAAGGTATTTCCCGGCCCCGTAACACTGATGGTTGATGTGAGTGATGATGTGATCCGCATCAAACTCCGTGATCTGGGATTGCCGCCCGACGCCGCGACACGGCTGTATCATCAGAACACCGTATCCCTGCGTTGCCCGGATCATCCGCTGGCGCAAGCAGTTCTTGGCGTATCGGGTATTCCCGTCATTGCGGGCAGTGCGAATCGCCAAGGGGAAGATCCGCCGTATGATGCAGCCGAAGCAGCGGCTAGGCTTGATGGAGAAGTGGACCTGATTATCGACGGCGGTCGCAGCCGTTATGCGAAGCCGTCAACTGTCGTGCGTGTTCGTTATCCGTTGCCGGGAACTCCGGGAGGATTGAAGATCACGGTTGAGCGTGAAGGCGTGTACGACACTCGCTTTATCCAGAAGCTTATGCGTTGGACGATGCTAGTCGTGTGCAGCGGAAATACCTGTCGATCTCCGATGGCGGAGGGACTGGCAAAAATGCTCCTTGCGCAGCAGCGAGGAATCAACGTAGAGGATCTGGAACCTGCAGGATTGCGTGTGATCTCGGCTGGTACTCTGGCTCACTCGGGCGCTCCCGCTGCGGAGGAAGCCGTCGAGGCCTTGAAAAAATTCGGTGTGGATCTGTCTCGGCACCGTTCACGACAACTTACTCCCGAATTGATTCATGAAGCGGATGTAATCTATTGCATGACCGGGGCGCATCTTCAGGCGGTACTAGCGATGTCACCCGCAGCGGACGGGAAATCTGTTCTTCTCGATCCTGGGGGGGATATCGAAGATCCCATGGGCTCCGACTTGACGACCTATCAGCGATGTGCGGAAAGGCTTCGTCGCCGACTCGCACAGCGACTTAAGGAACAACAGCAATGA
- the rpiB gene encoding ribose 5-phosphate isomerase B — translation MKIAIGADHRGMEVRNHLSDWLKQQGYEVEFRGECNDKASDYPDAAHLVAKAVASGEVERGILICGTGIGMSIAANKVHGIRAALVHDEIGADLARRHNDANILCLSADMLGLRIIDRIVKTWLTTKFEGGRHARRILKVAAIEEGRDPALVNESELPAPPAEKADVVH, via the coding sequence ATGAAAATCGCGATCGGGGCTGACCACCGCGGAATGGAGGTGCGTAACCACTTGAGCGATTGGCTTAAGCAGCAGGGGTACGAAGTAGAGTTTCGTGGGGAGTGCAACGATAAAGCCAGTGACTATCCTGATGCAGCCCACTTGGTAGCCAAGGCCGTTGCATCGGGGGAGGTTGAACGCGGCATTCTGATCTGTGGGACAGGTATCGGTATGAGTATCGCAGCCAACAAGGTGCACGGTATTCGCGCAGCTTTAGTGCATGATGAGATCGGTGCGGATCTGGCGCGACGACATAACGATGCAAACATTCTCTGTCTGTCTGCCGACATGCTTGGCTTGCGGATTATTGACAGAATCGTCAAGACCTGGCTGACGACTAAGTTTGAAGGCGGAAGACATGCCCGGCGAATACTGAAAGTCGCTGCGATCGAAGAGGGGCGTGACCCTGCATTGGTGAATGAGAGCGAGTTACCTGCTCCACCTGCGGAAAAGGCTGATGTAGTGCATTAA
- the rpsD gene encoding 30S ribosomal protein S4 encodes MANYTGPKVKLSRRVGVPIADIPKHTTKRQLNPPGMHGFRGRRLRDYGIRQNEKQKLRYHYNVLERQFRKYLEEAGRAKGNTGEVLLRLLEQRLDNVIRRLGWARTIWAARQIVNHGHVLVNGRKTDIASAQIKVGDTITLKEGIQKVVRENMESLAGHQAPGWLSFDPSTLTASVVAVPTSDQVPFDVNMNLIIEFYR; translated from the coding sequence ATGGCCAATTACACCGGCCCAAAGGTCAAGCTCTCACGTCGCGTCGGCGTTCCAATTGCTGACATCCCCAAGCACACCACCAAGCGGCAGCTTAATCCGCCGGGTATGCATGGATTCCGCGGCCGTCGGTTGCGGGACTATGGCATTCGTCAGAACGAAAAACAGAAGCTCCGTTATCACTATAACGTGTTGGAGCGGCAATTTCGTAAATATCTCGAAGAAGCCGGCCGTGCTAAAGGTAACACCGGCGAAGTGCTCCTGCGCCTCCTCGAACAGCGACTAGACAACGTGATCCGTCGTCTCGGTTGGGCAAGGACCATCTGGGCGGCGCGACAGATTGTCAATCACGGGCACGTGCTGGTGAACGGTCGCAAGACTGATATCGCCAGCGCGCAGATCAAGGTTGGGGACACCATCACTCTCAAAGAGGGCATCCAGAAGGTTGTCCGCGAAAACATGGAGTCGCTCGCAGGTCATCAGGCGCCAGGATGGTTGAGCTTCGATCCATCGACACTGACAGCCAGTGTCGTAGCCGTACCCACCAGCGATCAGGTTCCGTTCGATGTGAACATGAACCTGATCATCGAGTTTTATCGCTAA
- a CDS encoding enoyl-ACP reductase: protein MGLMTGKRGIVFGIANDRSYATFITKQLLANGAECGFTHLPGDKMANRCRLAIEELGVPADKTWLQPCDASKDEDLDAVFAKIAADYGKIDFIVHSIAFADRAFLQLGNFHTTTRAAWSQALDISAYTLLAMAQRAVKVMPAPNGGSIISMTYYGGEKVIPGYNIMGVAKAALEHTTRYLAWELGEKKIRVNTISGGPLRTLAAQAVGGIKEMFDLQERKSALRRNIEGEEVGNTAVYLLSDLSSGVTGETIHVDAGFSIVGL, encoded by the coding sequence ATGGGACTCATGACCGGCAAGCGTGGCATTGTTTTCGGCATTGCCAACGACCGCAGTTACGCAACTTTTATCACCAAGCAACTCCTTGCCAATGGCGCGGAATGCGGATTTACGCATCTGCCCGGCGACAAGATGGCCAACCGCTGCCGGCTCGCCATCGAGGAACTGGGCGTACCAGCCGACAAGACGTGGCTCCAGCCATGCGATGCATCGAAGGATGAAGATCTCGATGCGGTGTTTGCGAAAATTGCGGCGGATTACGGAAAAATCGACTTCATCGTCCATTCCATCGCATTCGCTGATCGTGCGTTTCTCCAGTTGGGCAACTTTCACACGACGACGCGAGCCGCATGGAGCCAGGCACTTGATATTTCTGCCTACACTCTGCTGGCAATGGCACAGCGGGCGGTCAAAGTGATGCCTGCGCCTAATGGCGGGTCTATCATCTCGATGACGTATTACGGCGGTGAAAAAGTGATTCCCGGCTACAACATCATGGGCGTAGCCAAAGCGGCGCTTGAACACACTACCCGATACCTGGCGTGGGAACTGGGCGAAAAAAAGATTCGGGTGAACACGATTTCAGGTGGGCCGCTACGTACGTTAGCTGCTCAAGCGGTCGGCGGGATCAAGGAAATGTTTGATCTTCAGGAACGCAAGAGCGCACTTCGTCGCAATATCGAAGGCGAAGAGGTCGGCAATACTGCGGTATATCTCCTCAGCGATCTTTCCAGTGGCGTTACAGGTGAAACAATTCACGTGGACGCGGGTTTCAGTATCGTTGGATTATGA